The Gambusia affinis linkage group LG11, SWU_Gaff_1.0, whole genome shotgun sequence genome contains a region encoding:
- the LOC122840367 gene encoding ly6/PLAUR domain-containing protein 1-like isoform X1: MRLRTVSVLLMSLLGSGGGTDLDGDGCFLLGSGLVLTRSGSTRTFISGSDCLWLCAQQPGLALQIQCYQCEMTDDCAAPEFIVNCTVNVQDMCQKEVLVNEDGILYRKSCASSSACLISSSGYQQFCTGKLHSVCISCCSTPLCNGPRQKRRPLPSSGAAPVGPPLLMLVLLLLDSILC; the protein is encoded by the exons ATGCGGCTCCGGACCGTCTCGGTTCTGCTGATGTCCCTCCTCGGCTCAG GTGGAGGAACCGATCTGGACGGTGATGGATGTTTCCTGTTAGGATCcggtctggttctgacccggtccggTTCTACTCGAACCTTtatttctggttctgattgtttGTGGCTCTGCGCGCAACAACCTG gcCTGGCCCTCCAGATCCAGTGCTACCAGTGTGAGATGACGGATGACTGCGCCGCGCCCGAGTTCATCGTCAACTGCACCGTCAACGTTCAGGACATGTGCCAGAAGGAGGTGCTGGTGAATGAAGACG GGATCCTGTACAGGAAGTCGTGCGCCTCCTCCTCCGCCTGCCTCATCTCCTCCTCCGGCTACCAGCAGTTCTGCACCGGGAAGCTCCACTCCGTCtgcatcagctgctgcagcacgcCGCTCTGCAACGGGCCCCGCCAGAAGAGGCGGCCCCTGCCGTCGTCCGGCGCGGCCCCCGTTGGGCCCCCGCTCCTCATGTTGGTCCTCCTCCTGCTGGACTCCATCCTCTGCTGA
- the LOC122840367 gene encoding ly6/PLAUR domain-containing protein 1-like isoform X2 has translation MRLRTVSVLLMSLLGSGLALQIQCYQCEMTDDCAAPEFIVNCTVNVQDMCQKEVLVNEDGILYRKSCASSSACLISSSGYQQFCTGKLHSVCISCCSTPLCNGPRQKRRPLPSSGAAPVGPPLLMLVLLLLDSILC, from the exons ATGCGGCTCCGGACCGTCTCGGTTCTGCTGATGTCCCTCCTCGGCTCAG gcCTGGCCCTCCAGATCCAGTGCTACCAGTGTGAGATGACGGATGACTGCGCCGCGCCCGAGTTCATCGTCAACTGCACCGTCAACGTTCAGGACATGTGCCAGAAGGAGGTGCTGGTGAATGAAGACG GGATCCTGTACAGGAAGTCGTGCGCCTCCTCCTCCGCCTGCCTCATCTCCTCCTCCGGCTACCAGCAGTTCTGCACCGGGAAGCTCCACTCCGTCtgcatcagctgctgcagcacgcCGCTCTGCAACGGGCCCCGCCAGAAGAGGCGGCCCCTGCCGTCGTCCGGCGCGGCCCCCGTTGGGCCCCCGCTCCTCATGTTGGTCCTCCTCCTGCTGGACTCCATCCTCTGCTGA